Proteins found in one Ovis aries strain OAR_USU_Benz2616 breed Rambouillet chromosome 19, ARS-UI_Ramb_v3.0, whole genome shotgun sequence genomic segment:
- the USP19 gene encoding ubiquitin carboxyl-terminal hydrolase 19 isoform X5: protein MSGGASATGPRRGPPGLEEATSKKKQKDRANQESKDGDPRRGSAFTPREEQTKEDLGLDWRQSADEVIVKLRVGTGPVRLEEVDAAFTDTDCVLRLPDGRQWGGVFYAEIESSCTKVQARKGGLLQLSLPKKVPLLTWPSLLKKPLGTQELVPGLRCQENGQEPSPIALEPGPEPRRAKQEARNQKRAQGRGEVGAGAGPGAQAGPSAKRAVHLRRGPEGEGARDGPGPQGDAPQFLAEPATQAEAEEQLRVPPLTPQTCLLGSEENLALLTGKKAAAPRSDPVSPTMARSRDPEKDDRSKEEMAVAADAVALVDEPESTVNLAFVKNDSYEKGPDSVVVHVYVKEIRRDTSRVLFREQDFTLIFQTRDGNFLRLHPGCGPHTIFRWQVKLRNLIEPEQCTFCFTASRIDICLRKRQSQRWGGLEAPATRGAVGGAKVAVPTGPSPLDSAPPGGTPHPLTGQEEARAVEKEKPKARSEDTGLDGVATRTPMEHVAPKSEPHLASPKPTCMVPPMPHSPVSGDSVEEEEEEEKKVCLPGFTGLVNLGNTCFMNSVIQSLSNTRELRDFFHDRSFEAEINYNNPLGTGGRLAIGFAVLLRALWKGTHHAFQPSKLKAIVASKASQFTGYAQHDAQEFMAFLLDGLHEDLNRIQNKPYTETVDSDGRPDEVVAEEAWQRHKMRNDSFIVDLFQGQYKSKLVCPVCAKVSITFDPFLYLPVPLPQKQKVLPVFYFAREPHSKPIKFLVSVSKENSSASEVLDSLSQSVHVKPENLRLAEVIKNRFHRVFLPSHSLDTVSPSDTLLCFELLSPELAKERVVVLEVQQRPQVPSIPISKCAACQRKQQSEDEKLKRCTRCYRVGYCNQLCQKTHWPDHKGLCRPENIGYPFLVSVPASRLTYARLAQLLEGYARYSVSVFQPPFQPGRMALESQGPGCTTLLSTSSLEAGDSDRDPIQPPELQLVTPVAEGDTGASRAWASPDRGPVPSTSGISSEMVAGGPIEVGALTVGERVSRPEAAVPGYQHPSEALSAHTPQFFIYRIDASNREQRLEDKGDVPLELGDDCSLALVWRNNERLQEFVLVASKELECAEDPGSAGEAARAGHFTLDQCLNLFTRPEVLAPEEAWYCPQCKQHREASKQLLLWRLPNVLIVQLKRFSFRSFIWRDKINDLVEFPVRNLDLGKFCIGQKEEQLPSYDLYAVINHYGGMIGGHYTACARLPNDRSSQRSDVGWRLFDDSTVTTVDESQVVTRYAYVLFYRRRNSPVERPPRAGHSEHHPDLGPAAESAASQGLGPGQAPEVAPTRTAPERFVPPVDRPAPTYSNMEEVD from the exons ATGTCTGGTGGGGCCAGCGCCACAGGCCCAAGGAGAGGGCCCCCAGGACTGGAGGAGGCAACCAGTAAGAAAAAGCAGAAGGATCGAGCAAACCAGGAGAGCAAGGACGGCGATCCTAGGAGAG GGTCAGCATTCACTCCTCGGGAGGAGCAGACCAAAGAGG ACTTAGGGCTCGATTGGAGGCAGAGTGCTGATGAGGTGATTGTCAAGCTGCGCGTGGGAACTGGTCCCGTGCGGCTGGAGGAAGTTGATGCTGCTTTCACAGACACGGACTGTGTGCTGCGGCTCCCAG ATGGTCGGCAGTGGGGTGGTGTTTTCTATGCCGAGATAGAGAGTTCTTGCACCAAAGTGCAGGCTCGCAAAGGTGGCCTCCTGCAGCTGTCACTGCCCAAGAAGGTGCCTTTGCTTACGTGGCCCTCTCTGCTG AAGAAACCTCTAGGGACCCAGGAGTTGGTGCCAGGGTTGCGGTGCCAGGAGAATGGGCAGGAGCCATCTCCCATTGCCCTGGAGCCAGGCCCTGAGCCCCGGCGGGCTAAGCAGGAGGCCCGCAACCAGAAGCGGGCCCAGGGCCGTGGTGAGGTAGGCGCTGGGGCTGGTCCTGGGGCCCAGGCAGGGCCCAGCGCCAAGAGGGCCGTGCATCTCCGCAGAGGGCCAGAGGGGGAAGGGGCCAGAGATGGCCCTGGGCCTCAGGGTGATGCCCCCCAATTCCTGGCTGAGCCGGCCACCCAG GCTGAGGCTGAGGAACAGCTCCGTGTACCACCACTGACCCcccagacctgcctcctgggctCAGAGGAGAATCTAGCACTTTTGACAGGAAAGAAGGCAGCAGCCCCCAGGAGCGACCCAGTGTCCCCTACCATGGCCCGAAGCAGAGACCCCGAGAAGGACGATCGTTCCAAGGAGGAGATGGCAGTGGCCGCAGATGCTGTGGCCTTGGTGGATG AGCCCGAGTCCACGGTGAACCTGGCATTTGTCAAGAATGACTCGTATGAGAAGGGGCCGGACTCAGTGGTGGTGCACGTGTACGTGAAGGAAATCCGCAGGGACACCTCTCGAGTGCTCTTCCGTGAGCAGGACTTCACGCTTATCTTCCAGAccag GGACGGAAACTTCCTGAGACTGCACCCGGGCTGCGGACCCCACACCATCTTCCGTTGGCAGGTGAAGCTCAG GAACCTGATCGAGCCCGAGCAGTGCACCTTCTGCTTCACGGCCTCGCGCATCGACATCTGCCTCCGCAAGCGGCAGAGCCAGCGCTGGGGTGGTCTGGAGGCCCCGGCTACACGAG GTGCAGTGGGTGGTGCAAAGGTCGCCGTGCCGACAGGTCCATCCCCCCTGGATTCAGCCCCACCGGGAGGTACACCCCATCCCTTGACGGGCCAGGAGGAAGCCCGGGCCGTGGAGAAGGAGAAACCCAAGGCTCGATCTGAGGACACAGGCCTCGATGGGGTGGCCACCCGCACCCCCATGGAGCATGTAGCCCCAAAGTCAGAGCCACACCTGGCGTCG CCCAAGCCCACATGTATGGTGCCTCCAATGCCCCACAGCCCGGTGAGTGGAGACAgcgtggaggaagaggaggaggaagagaagaaggtgTGTCTGCCGGGCTTCACTGGCCTCGTCAACCTAGGCAACACCTGCTTCATGAACAGTGTCATTCAGTCTCTGTCCAACACGCGGGAGCTGCGTGACTTCTTCCACG ACCGCTCCTTCGAGGCTGAGATCAACTACAACAACCCGCTGGGGACTGGTGGGCGTCTGGCCATCGGCTTTGCTGTGCTGCTCCGGGCGCTGTGGAAGGGCACCCACCATGCCTTCCAGCCCTCCAAGTTAAAG GCCATCGTGGCAAGCAAGGCCAGCCAGTTCACAGGCTACGCCCAGCACGATGCCCAGGAGTTCATGGCTTTCCTGCTGGATGGGCTGCACGAGGACCTGAACCGCATTCAGAATAAGCCCTACACGGAGACCGTGGACTCAGATGGGCGGCCTGATGAG GTGGTGGCTGAGGAAGCCTGGCAGCGGCACAAGATGCGGAATGACTCCTTCATCGTGGACCTGTTTCAGGGCCAGTACAAGTCGAAGCTGGTGTGCCCCGTGTGTGCAAAG GTCTCCATCACTTTTGACCCATTCCTGTACCTGCCGGTGCCCTTGCCCCAGAAGCAAAAGGTTCTCCCTGTCTTCTATTTCGCCCGGGAGCCCCACAGCAAGCCCATCAAG TTTCTGGTGAGCGTCAGCAAGGAGAACTCCAGTGCGAGCGAAGTGTTGGACTCCCTATCTCAGAGTGTCCATGTGAAGCCTGAGAACCTGCGTCTGGCGGAG GTGATTAAGAATCGCTTCCACCGTGTGTTCCTGCCCTCCCACTCACTGGACACCGTGTCCCCGTCCGACACACTCCTCTGCTTCGAGTTGCTATCCCCAGAGTTGGCCAAGGAGCGCGTGGTAGTGTTAGAGGTACAACAG CGTCCCCAGGTGCCCAGCATTCCCATCTCCAAGTGTGCAGCCTGCCAGCGGAAGCAGCAGTCAGAGGATGAGAAGCTGAAGCGCTGTACCCGGTGCTACCGCGTGGGCTACTGCAACCA GCTCTGTCAGAAAACCCACTGGCCTGACCACAAGGGCCTCTGCCGCCCCGAGAACATCGGCTACCCCTTCTTGGTCAGTGTCCCTGCCTCACGCCTCACCTACGCCCGTCTTGCTCAGCTGCTAGAGGGCTATGCCCG GTACTCTGTGAGTGTGTTCCAGCCGCCCTTCCAGCCCGGCCGCATGGCCTTGGagtcccagggccctggctgcacCACGCTACTCTCCACTAGCTCCCTGGAGGCCGGGGACAGTGACAGGGACCCCATTCAGCCACCAGAGCTCCAGTTGGTGACCCCTGTGGCTGAGGGGGACACGGGGGCCTCCCGGGCATGGGCATCCCCTGATCGGGGCCCTGTACCCAGTACCAGCGGCATTTCTTCTGAGATGGTGGCCGGTGGGCCCATTGAAGTTGGCGCCTTGACTGTTGGTGAGAGGGTGTCCCGGCCTGAAG CTGCTGTGCCCGGGTACCAACACCCAAGTGAAGCCCTGAGTGCCCACACTCCCCAGTTCTTCATCTACAGAATTGATGCATCGAACCGAGAGCAGCGGCTAGAGGACAAAG GAGACGTCCCACTGGAGCTGGGGGACGACTGCAGCCTGGCCCTGGTCTGGCGCAACAACGAGCGCCTGCAGGAGTTCGTGCTGGTGGCCTCCAAGGAGCTGGAGTGCGCTGAGGACCCTGGGTCTGCTGGCGAGGCTGCCCGTGCTGGCCACTTCACGCTGGACCAGTGCCTCAACCTCTTCACACGGCCGGAGGTGTTGGCACCGGAGGAGGCTTG GTACTGCCCGCAGTGCAAACAGCACCGCGAGGCCTCCAAGCAGCTGCTGCTGTGGCGCCTGCCCAACGTGCTCATCGTGCAGCTCAAGCGCTTCTCCTTTCGCAGCTTTATCTGGCGTGACAAGATCAACGACCTGGTGGAGTTCCCCGTCCG GAACCTGGACCTGGGCAAGTTCTGTATCGGTCAGAAAGAGGAGCAGCTGCCCAGCTACGACCTGTACGCCGTCATCAACCACTACGGGGGCATGATCGGCGGCCACTACACTGCCTGTGCACGCCTACCCAACGACCGCAGCAGCCAGCGCAGCGACGTGG GCTGGCGCCTGTTTGATGACAGCACGGTGACAACGGTAGACGAGAGCCAGGTGGTGACGCGTTACGCCTATGTCCTCTTCTACCGCCGGCGGAACTCTCCCGTGGAGAGGCCCCCCCGGGCAGGTCACTCTGAGCACCACCCTGACCTGGGCCCTGCAGCTGAGTCAGCTGCCAGCCAg GGACTAGGCCCTGGCCAGGCCCCCGAGGTGGCCCCCACGCGGACAGCCCCTGAACGCTTCGTCCCCCCTGTGGACCGCCCAGCCCCCACCTACAGCAACATGGAGGAGGTCGATTAG
- the USP19 gene encoding ubiquitin carboxyl-terminal hydrolase 19 isoform X2 codes for MSGGASATGPRRGPPGLEEATSKKKQKDRANQESKDGDPRRGSAFTPREEQTKEDLGLDWRQSADEVIVKLRVGTGPVRLEEVDAAFTDTDCVLRLPDGRQWGGVFYAEIESSCTKVQARKGGLLQLSLPKKVPLLTWPSLLKPLGTQELVPGLRCQENGQEPSPIALEPGPEPRRAKQEARNQKRAQGRGEVGAGAGPGAQAGPSAKRAVHLRRGPEGEGARDGPGPQGDAPQFLAEPATQAEAEEQLRVPPLTPQTCLLGSEENLALLTGKKAAAPRSDPVSPTMARSRDPEKDDRSKEEMAVAADAVALVDEPESTVNLAFVKNDSYEKGPDSVVVHVYVKEIRRDTSRVLFREQDFTLIFQTRDGNFLRLHPGCGPHTIFRWQVKLRNLIEPEQCTFCFTASRIDICLRKRQSQRWGGLEAPATRGAVGGAKVAVPTGPSPLDSAPPGGTPHPLTGQEEARAVEKEKPKARSEDTGLDGVATRTPMEHVAPKSEPHLASPKPTCMVPPMPHSPVSGDSVEEEEEEEKKVCLPGFTGLVNLGNTCFMNSVIQSLSNTRELRDFFHDRSFEAEINYNNPLGTGGRLAIGFAVLLRALWKGTHHAFQPSKLKAIVASKASQFTGYAQHDAQEFMAFLLDGLHEDLNRIQNKPYTETVDSDGRPDEVVAEEAWQRHKMRNDSFIVDLFQGQYKSKLVCPVCAKVSITFDPFLYLPVPLPQKQKVLPVFYFAREPHSKPIKFLVSVSKENSSASEVLDSLSQSVHVKPENLRLAEVIKNRFHRVFLPSHSLDTVSPSDTLLCFELLSPELAKERVVVLEVQQRPQVPSIPISKCAACQRKQQSEDEKLKRCTRCYRVGYCNQLCQKTHWPDHKGLCRPENIGYPFLVSVPASRLTYARLAQLLEGYARYSVSVFQPPFQPGRMALESQGPGCTTLLSTSSLEAGDSDRDPIQPPELQLVTPVAEGDTGASRAWASPDRGPVPSTSGISSEMVAGGPIEVGALTVGERVSRPEAAVPGYQHPSEALSAHTPQFFIYRIDASNREQRLEDKGDVPLELGDDCSLALVWRNNERLQEFVLVASKELECAEDPGSAGEAARAGHFTLDQCLNLFTRPEVLAPEEAWYCPQCKQHREASKQLLLWRLPNVLIVQLKRFSFRSFIWRDKINDLVEFPVRNLDLGKFCIGQKEEQLPSYDLYAVINHYGGMIGGHYTACARLPNDRSSQRSDVGWRLFDDSTVTTVDESQVVTRYAYVLFYRRRNSPVERPPRAGHSEHHPDLGPAAESAASQASRIWQELEAEEEPVPEGPAPLGPWGPQDWVGPPPRGPTTPDEGCLRYFVLGTVAALVALVLNVFYPLVSQSPWR; via the exons ATGTCTGGTGGGGCCAGCGCCACAGGCCCAAGGAGAGGGCCCCCAGGACTGGAGGAGGCAACCAGTAAGAAAAAGCAGAAGGATCGAGCAAACCAGGAGAGCAAGGACGGCGATCCTAGGAGAG GGTCAGCATTCACTCCTCGGGAGGAGCAGACCAAAGAGG ACTTAGGGCTCGATTGGAGGCAGAGTGCTGATGAGGTGATTGTCAAGCTGCGCGTGGGAACTGGTCCCGTGCGGCTGGAGGAAGTTGATGCTGCTTTCACAGACACGGACTGTGTGCTGCGGCTCCCAG ATGGTCGGCAGTGGGGTGGTGTTTTCTATGCCGAGATAGAGAGTTCTTGCACCAAAGTGCAGGCTCGCAAAGGTGGCCTCCTGCAGCTGTCACTGCCCAAGAAGGTGCCTTTGCTTACGTGGCCCTCTCTGCTG AAACCTCTAGGGACCCAGGAGTTGGTGCCAGGGTTGCGGTGCCAGGAGAATGGGCAGGAGCCATCTCCCATTGCCCTGGAGCCAGGCCCTGAGCCCCGGCGGGCTAAGCAGGAGGCCCGCAACCAGAAGCGGGCCCAGGGCCGTGGTGAGGTAGGCGCTGGGGCTGGTCCTGGGGCCCAGGCAGGGCCCAGCGCCAAGAGGGCCGTGCATCTCCGCAGAGGGCCAGAGGGGGAAGGGGCCAGAGATGGCCCTGGGCCTCAGGGTGATGCCCCCCAATTCCTGGCTGAGCCGGCCACCCAG GCTGAGGCTGAGGAACAGCTCCGTGTACCACCACTGACCCcccagacctgcctcctgggctCAGAGGAGAATCTAGCACTTTTGACAGGAAAGAAGGCAGCAGCCCCCAGGAGCGACCCAGTGTCCCCTACCATGGCCCGAAGCAGAGACCCCGAGAAGGACGATCGTTCCAAGGAGGAGATGGCAGTGGCCGCAGATGCTGTGGCCTTGGTGGATG AGCCCGAGTCCACGGTGAACCTGGCATTTGTCAAGAATGACTCGTATGAGAAGGGGCCGGACTCAGTGGTGGTGCACGTGTACGTGAAGGAAATCCGCAGGGACACCTCTCGAGTGCTCTTCCGTGAGCAGGACTTCACGCTTATCTTCCAGAccag GGACGGAAACTTCCTGAGACTGCACCCGGGCTGCGGACCCCACACCATCTTCCGTTGGCAGGTGAAGCTCAG GAACCTGATCGAGCCCGAGCAGTGCACCTTCTGCTTCACGGCCTCGCGCATCGACATCTGCCTCCGCAAGCGGCAGAGCCAGCGCTGGGGTGGTCTGGAGGCCCCGGCTACACGAG GTGCAGTGGGTGGTGCAAAGGTCGCCGTGCCGACAGGTCCATCCCCCCTGGATTCAGCCCCACCGGGAGGTACACCCCATCCCTTGACGGGCCAGGAGGAAGCCCGGGCCGTGGAGAAGGAGAAACCCAAGGCTCGATCTGAGGACACAGGCCTCGATGGGGTGGCCACCCGCACCCCCATGGAGCATGTAGCCCCAAAGTCAGAGCCACACCTGGCGTCG CCCAAGCCCACATGTATGGTGCCTCCAATGCCCCACAGCCCGGTGAGTGGAGACAgcgtggaggaagaggaggaggaagagaagaaggtgTGTCTGCCGGGCTTCACTGGCCTCGTCAACCTAGGCAACACCTGCTTCATGAACAGTGTCATTCAGTCTCTGTCCAACACGCGGGAGCTGCGTGACTTCTTCCACG ACCGCTCCTTCGAGGCTGAGATCAACTACAACAACCCGCTGGGGACTGGTGGGCGTCTGGCCATCGGCTTTGCTGTGCTGCTCCGGGCGCTGTGGAAGGGCACCCACCATGCCTTCCAGCCCTCCAAGTTAAAG GCCATCGTGGCAAGCAAGGCCAGCCAGTTCACAGGCTACGCCCAGCACGATGCCCAGGAGTTCATGGCTTTCCTGCTGGATGGGCTGCACGAGGACCTGAACCGCATTCAGAATAAGCCCTACACGGAGACCGTGGACTCAGATGGGCGGCCTGATGAG GTGGTGGCTGAGGAAGCCTGGCAGCGGCACAAGATGCGGAATGACTCCTTCATCGTGGACCTGTTTCAGGGCCAGTACAAGTCGAAGCTGGTGTGCCCCGTGTGTGCAAAG GTCTCCATCACTTTTGACCCATTCCTGTACCTGCCGGTGCCCTTGCCCCAGAAGCAAAAGGTTCTCCCTGTCTTCTATTTCGCCCGGGAGCCCCACAGCAAGCCCATCAAG TTTCTGGTGAGCGTCAGCAAGGAGAACTCCAGTGCGAGCGAAGTGTTGGACTCCCTATCTCAGAGTGTCCATGTGAAGCCTGAGAACCTGCGTCTGGCGGAG GTGATTAAGAATCGCTTCCACCGTGTGTTCCTGCCCTCCCACTCACTGGACACCGTGTCCCCGTCCGACACACTCCTCTGCTTCGAGTTGCTATCCCCAGAGTTGGCCAAGGAGCGCGTGGTAGTGTTAGAGGTACAACAG CGTCCCCAGGTGCCCAGCATTCCCATCTCCAAGTGTGCAGCCTGCCAGCGGAAGCAGCAGTCAGAGGATGAGAAGCTGAAGCGCTGTACCCGGTGCTACCGCGTGGGCTACTGCAACCA GCTCTGTCAGAAAACCCACTGGCCTGACCACAAGGGCCTCTGCCGCCCCGAGAACATCGGCTACCCCTTCTTGGTCAGTGTCCCTGCCTCACGCCTCACCTACGCCCGTCTTGCTCAGCTGCTAGAGGGCTATGCCCG GTACTCTGTGAGTGTGTTCCAGCCGCCCTTCCAGCCCGGCCGCATGGCCTTGGagtcccagggccctggctgcacCACGCTACTCTCCACTAGCTCCCTGGAGGCCGGGGACAGTGACAGGGACCCCATTCAGCCACCAGAGCTCCAGTTGGTGACCCCTGTGGCTGAGGGGGACACGGGGGCCTCCCGGGCATGGGCATCCCCTGATCGGGGCCCTGTACCCAGTACCAGCGGCATTTCTTCTGAGATGGTGGCCGGTGGGCCCATTGAAGTTGGCGCCTTGACTGTTGGTGAGAGGGTGTCCCGGCCTGAAG CTGCTGTGCCCGGGTACCAACACCCAAGTGAAGCCCTGAGTGCCCACACTCCCCAGTTCTTCATCTACAGAATTGATGCATCGAACCGAGAGCAGCGGCTAGAGGACAAAG GAGACGTCCCACTGGAGCTGGGGGACGACTGCAGCCTGGCCCTGGTCTGGCGCAACAACGAGCGCCTGCAGGAGTTCGTGCTGGTGGCCTCCAAGGAGCTGGAGTGCGCTGAGGACCCTGGGTCTGCTGGCGAGGCTGCCCGTGCTGGCCACTTCACGCTGGACCAGTGCCTCAACCTCTTCACACGGCCGGAGGTGTTGGCACCGGAGGAGGCTTG GTACTGCCCGCAGTGCAAACAGCACCGCGAGGCCTCCAAGCAGCTGCTGCTGTGGCGCCTGCCCAACGTGCTCATCGTGCAGCTCAAGCGCTTCTCCTTTCGCAGCTTTATCTGGCGTGACAAGATCAACGACCTGGTGGAGTTCCCCGTCCG GAACCTGGACCTGGGCAAGTTCTGTATCGGTCAGAAAGAGGAGCAGCTGCCCAGCTACGACCTGTACGCCGTCATCAACCACTACGGGGGCATGATCGGCGGCCACTACACTGCCTGTGCACGCCTACCCAACGACCGCAGCAGCCAGCGCAGCGACGTGG GCTGGCGCCTGTTTGATGACAGCACGGTGACAACGGTAGACGAGAGCCAGGTGGTGACGCGTTACGCCTATGTCCTCTTCTACCGCCGGCGGAACTCTCCCGTGGAGAGGCCCCCCCGGGCAGGTCACTCTGAGCACCACCCTGACCTGGGCCCTGCAGCTGAGTCAGCTGCCAGCCAg GCTTCCCGGATTTGGCAGGAGCTGGAGGCCGAGGAGGAGCCAGTACCCGAGGGGCCTGCGCCTCTGGGTCCCTGGGGGCCCCAAGACTGGGTGGGCCCCCCGCCACGTGGCCCTACCACACCAGACGAGGGCTGTCTCCGATACTTTGTTCTGGGCACCGTGGCAGCTTTGGTGGCCCTTGTGCTCAACGTGTTCTATCCTCTGGTATCCCAGAGCCCCTGGAGATGA